In a single window of the Caulobacter soli genome:
- a CDS encoding MAPEG family protein produces MQPHSWVAIVTIAALLVYVWMAVRVTLARRKCGIDAPTMTGDPVLERNIRVQANTLEWLPLFLPSLWLFAIYWSDLVATILGVVWIVGRIVYALGYVSDPSKREAGFIIQALATAILLFGALGRVIWILTMVGA; encoded by the coding sequence ATGCAACCGCATTCCTGGGTCGCCATCGTCACCATCGCCGCGCTGCTGGTCTATGTCTGGATGGCCGTGCGGGTCACCCTGGCGCGCCGCAAGTGCGGCATCGACGCCCCGACCATGACCGGCGACCCGGTCCTGGAGCGCAATATCCGCGTCCAGGCCAACACCCTGGAATGGCTGCCGCTGTTCCTGCCGTCGTTGTGGCTGTTCGCGATCTACTGGAGCGATCTGGTCGCCACGATCCTGGGCGTGGTCTGGATCGTCGGACGCATCGTCTACGCCCTGGGCTACGTCTCCGATCCCAGCAAGCGCGAGGCCGGCTTCATCATCCAGGCCCTGGCGACGGCGATCCTGCTGTTCGGCGCCCTGGGACGGGTCATCTGGATCCTGACGATGGTCGGCGCCTAG
- a CDS encoding SDR family NAD(P)-dependent oxidoreductase — MKLDSTVAAVVTGGASGLGEATARALAAQGVKVAIFDMNEATGETVAAEIGGVFCKVNVTSDAEVDAGFEKARAAHGQERILVNCAGTGNAAKTASRDKTTGETKHFPLDAFDRIIQINLVGTFRCIAKSAKGMLDLEPGADGERGAIVNTASVAAEDGQMGQAAYSASKGGVVGMTLPIARDLMGEGIRVNTILPGIFNTPLMNGAPEAVKAGLAASVPFPKRLGLPEEYAQLAVTMITNGYFNGEDVRLDGGIRMAPR, encoded by the coding sequence ATGAAACTCGATAGCACCGTCGCCGCCGTCGTCACTGGAGGCGCTTCGGGCCTCGGCGAGGCCACCGCCCGCGCCCTCGCCGCCCAAGGCGTCAAGGTCGCGATCTTCGACATGAACGAGGCGACCGGCGAGACCGTCGCCGCCGAGATCGGCGGCGTGTTCTGCAAGGTCAACGTGACGTCCGACGCCGAGGTCGACGCCGGCTTCGAGAAGGCCCGCGCCGCCCACGGCCAAGAGCGCATCCTGGTCAACTGCGCCGGCACCGGCAACGCGGCCAAGACCGCCAGCCGCGACAAGACCACCGGCGAGACCAAGCACTTCCCGCTCGACGCCTTCGACCGCATCATCCAGATCAATCTGGTCGGCACGTTCCGCTGCATCGCCAAGTCGGCCAAGGGCATGCTGGACCTGGAGCCGGGCGCCGACGGCGAGCGCGGCGCGATCGTCAACACCGCCAGCGTCGCGGCCGAGGACGGCCAGATGGGCCAGGCGGCCTATTCGGCGTCCAAGGGCGGCGTGGTGGGCATGACCCTGCCGATCGCCCGCGACCTGATGGGCGAAGGCATCCGCGTCAACACCATCCTGCCGGGCATCTTCAACACCCCGCTGATGAACGGCGCGCCCGAAGCGGTGAAGGCCGGCCTGGCGGCCTCGGTGCCGTTCCCCAAGCGCCTGGGCCTGCCCGAGGAATACGCCCAGCTGGCGGTGACCATGATCACCAACGGCTATTTCAACGGCGAGGACGTGCGCCTGGACGGCGGGATCCGCATGGCGCCGCGCTGA
- a CDS encoding copper homeostasis protein CutC, with product MSDRVILEVCVDTPAGLAAAIAGGADRIELCSALALQGLTPAPGLMAIAAQAEIPIYPMIRPRNGDFVYDAADLDAILRDIDATREAGLAGVVIGANAPSGELDVDALAMLVAHAEGLGVTLHRAFDLTPEPFAALETAIDLGFERILTSGCAQNGMAGAETIAALVKQADGRIAILAGGGVNPSNVAQLVARTGVREVHGSCSGPMTYGLGQGHEDRAYKLGFVQDGLRDTDEETVAAVVRVLASLQ from the coding sequence ATGTCCGACCGCGTGATCCTGGAAGTCTGTGTCGATACGCCCGCCGGACTGGCGGCCGCGATCGCCGGTGGCGCGGATCGCATCGAACTGTGCTCGGCCCTGGCCCTGCAGGGCCTGACCCCGGCCCCGGGGTTGATGGCCATCGCGGCGCAGGCGGAGATCCCGATCTATCCGATGATCCGGCCGCGCAACGGCGACTTCGTCTATGACGCCGCCGACCTGGACGCCATCCTGCGCGACATCGACGCCACGCGCGAGGCGGGCCTGGCCGGGGTGGTGATCGGCGCCAACGCCCCTTCAGGGGAACTCGACGTCGACGCCCTGGCCATGCTGGTGGCCCATGCCGAGGGCCTGGGCGTGACCCTGCACCGGGCCTTCGACCTGACGCCCGAACCGTTCGCGGCGCTGGAGACGGCCATCGACCTGGGCTTCGAGCGCATCCTGACCTCGGGCTGCGCCCAGAACGGCATGGCCGGGGCCGAGACGATCGCGGCGCTGGTCAAGCAGGCCGACGGCCGCATCGCCATCCTGGCCGGCGGCGGGGTCAATCCGTCGAACGTGGCCCAGCTGGTGGCGCGGACCGGGGTGCGGGAGGTGCACGGCTCGTGCAGTGGGCCCATGACCTACGGTCTTGGCCAGGGCCACGAGGACCGGGCCTACAAGCTGGGTTTCGTGCAGGACGGGCTGCGGGACACGGACGAGGAGACGGTGGCGGCGGTGGTCAGGGTGCTGGCCAGCCTACAATGA
- a CDS encoding cation diffusion facilitator family transporter, with translation MAATGTHNSSTTVVYAALAGNLAIAATKFVAFALTGSSAMLTEAIHSSVDTGNQGLLLLGLARARKPPSQTHPFGYGMEVYFWAFVVALLIFALGGAFSIYEGVLKILRPEPIERAWINFLVIGLAVLFEGGSFLVAWKEFSVLRKGTPFLRAIRRSKDPSVFAVLLEDGAALAGLAIAALGVAGSAIFHIPWADGAASVAIGVLLVAVAIFLANETRSLLTGESASPRIVEAVREMLAADPRIDTVAEVLSMHLGPQEILLGVTLDFHDDLTAGEIEDAADDFATRIREIDARITRVFVRSGRARAAYARPLTS, from the coding sequence ATGGCCGCGACGGGAACCCACAACAGCTCGACCACCGTGGTCTACGCGGCCCTGGCCGGAAACCTGGCGATCGCCGCCACCAAGTTCGTCGCCTTCGCCCTGACTGGCTCGTCGGCCATGCTGACCGAGGCGATCCATTCCAGCGTCGATACCGGCAACCAGGGCCTTCTGCTGCTGGGCCTGGCGCGGGCCCGGAAACCGCCCAGTCAGACCCATCCGTTCGGCTACGGCATGGAGGTCTATTTCTGGGCCTTCGTGGTGGCTTTGCTGATCTTCGCCCTGGGCGGCGCCTTTTCGATCTATGAGGGCGTGCTGAAGATCCTGCGGCCCGAACCTATCGAGCGAGCCTGGATCAATTTCCTGGTCATCGGCCTGGCCGTGCTGTTCGAGGGCGGCTCGTTCCTGGTGGCCTGGAAGGAGTTCAGCGTCCTGCGCAAGGGAACGCCGTTCCTGCGCGCCATCCGCCGCAGCAAGGATCCTTCGGTGTTCGCCGTGCTGCTGGAGGACGGCGCGGCCCTGGCCGGCCTGGCGATCGCCGCCCTGGGCGTGGCGGGTTCGGCGATCTTTCACATCCCCTGGGCCGACGGCGCGGCCTCGGTGGCGATCGGCGTGCTGCTGGTGGCCGTGGCGATCTTCCTGGCCAACGAGACCCGCAGCCTGCTGACCGGCGAATCGGCCTCGCCCCGCATCGTCGAGGCCGTGCGCGAAATGTTGGCCGCCGACCCGCGCATCGACACCGTGGCCGAGGTGCTGAGCATGCACCTGGGACCCCAGGAGATCCTGCTGGGCGTGACGCTGGACTTCCACGATGACCTGACCGCCGGCGAGATCGAGGACGCCGCCGACGACTTCGCCACGCGAATCCGGGAGATCGACGCGCGGATCACCCGGGTGTTCGTCCGGTCCGGCCGGGCGCGAGCGGCCTATGCGCGGCCGCTGACCTCTTGA
- a CDS encoding YkvA family protein, whose product MSADAKPSPDVNPDANARDVLDPAKALVPATVRVNEQRVTRGFWPKIRKFASKAPFAADALSLWWCAKDPTTPTAAKGMMFAALAYFVLPTDAIPDILPAIGLTDDAAVIAAVIALVGRNVKPRHKDEAQAYLAKLGADD is encoded by the coding sequence ATGAGCGCCGACGCCAAACCATCCCCCGACGTCAACCCGGACGCTAACGCCCGTGACGTGCTGGACCCGGCTAAGGCGCTGGTCCCGGCCACGGTGCGGGTCAACGAGCAGCGCGTGACGCGCGGCTTCTGGCCCAAGATCCGCAAGTTCGCGTCCAAGGCGCCGTTCGCGGCCGACGCCTTGTCGCTGTGGTGGTGCGCCAAGGACCCGACCACGCCGACCGCCGCCAAGGGCATGATGTTCGCGGCCCTGGCCTATTTCGTCCTGCCCACCGACGCCATTCCCGACATCCTCCCCGCCATCGGCCTGACCGATGACGCCGCGGTGATCGCCGCCGTCATCGCGCTGGTCGGGCGCAACGTGAAGCCCCGCCACAAGGACGAGGCCCAGGCCTATCTCGCCAAGCTGGGCGCGGATGACTGA
- a CDS encoding LysE family translocator: MVLPVDPARYSAFLVTMFVMALTPGPANLFAIATGMQKGKGAALLGVAGMNTATLVWFACSALGLGALIIAFPKAFHLLALAGAAYLVWLGLKSILSGVKDKGGEGEGAHRTFKMGRSAFRDGFAVQIANPKILLFFTAVLPPFIDVQRPLAPQLVMFAAATIGMDLISMSSYGLGGAALSSRMNEPGFRKGFAIVVGVLLITAAGLIVSRG; this comes from the coding sequence ATGGTCCTGCCCGTCGATCCCGCCCGCTACAGCGCCTTCCTGGTGACGATGTTCGTCATGGCCCTGACACCCGGACCCGCGAACTTGTTCGCGATCGCCACCGGCATGCAGAAGGGCAAGGGCGCGGCCTTGCTGGGCGTGGCCGGCATGAACACCGCCACCCTGGTCTGGTTCGCCTGCTCGGCCCTGGGGCTGGGCGCGCTGATCATCGCCTTCCCCAAGGCCTTTCACCTGCTGGCCCTGGCGGGCGCGGCCTATTTGGTCTGGCTGGGGCTGAAGTCGATCCTGTCGGGCGTCAAGGACAAGGGCGGTGAAGGCGAGGGCGCGCACCGAACCTTTAAGATGGGCCGCTCGGCGTTCCGCGATGGCTTCGCCGTGCAGATCGCCAATCCCAAGATCCTGCTGTTCTTCACCGCCGTGCTGCCGCCGTTCATCGACGTCCAGCGGCCGCTGGCCCCGCAACTGGTGATGTTCGCCGCCGCGACCATCGGCATGGATCTGATCAGCATGAGCAGCTACGGCCTGGGCGGGGCGGCGCTGTCGTCGCGGATGAACGAACCGGGCTTCCGCAAGGGCTTCGCGATCGTCGTCGGGGTGCTGCTGATCACCGCCGCGGGGCTGATCGTTTCGCGCGGCTGA
- a CDS encoding N(4)-(beta-N-acetylglucosaminyl)-L-asparaginase translates to MLNRRGLIGASLVGSGLMGAGVASAAGTGIQLTRPCVISTWDFGVPANQAAWAILSKGGRALDAVEAGARVPEQDLKNHSVGRAGYPDRDGHVSLDASIMDEQGNCGAVAALEHIAHPISVARAVMEKTPHVLLVGAGALQFAQEQGFPREDLLTPESRAAWEAWKKDAQYAPKANSEVGDYGKTSGQLGTPGGKGNHDTIGMLALDAAGNLSGACTTSGMAWKLRGRVGDSPIVGAGLYVDNDVGGATSTGVGEEVIRNVGSFLVVELMRQGRSPQEACKEAVARILKKKPQAKDIQVGFLALSKTGEVGAWSIQKGFSYALCDGGRQDRLEAGESFY, encoded by the coding sequence ATGCTGAATCGCAGAGGCCTGATCGGCGCGTCCCTCGTCGGCTCGGGACTGATGGGCGCTGGAGTGGCCTCGGCCGCTGGAACCGGCATCCAGCTGACCCGGCCCTGCGTGATCTCCACCTGGGACTTCGGCGTGCCGGCCAACCAGGCGGCCTGGGCGATCCTGTCCAAGGGCGGCCGGGCGCTGGACGCGGTCGAGGCCGGGGCCCGCGTCCCCGAGCAGGACCTGAAGAACCACAGCGTCGGCCGCGCCGGCTATCCCGACCGCGACGGCCACGTCTCGCTGGACGCCTCGATCATGGACGAGCAGGGCAATTGCGGCGCCGTCGCCGCCTTGGAGCACATCGCCCACCCCATCTCGGTGGCCCGGGCGGTGATGGAAAAGACCCCGCACGTCCTGCTGGTCGGGGCCGGCGCCCTGCAGTTCGCCCAGGAACAGGGCTTCCCGCGCGAGGACCTGCTGACGCCGGAGTCGCGCGCCGCCTGGGAGGCCTGGAAGAAGGACGCCCAGTACGCGCCCAAGGCCAACAGCGAGGTGGGCGACTACGGCAAGACCTCGGGACAACTCGGCACGCCGGGCGGCAAGGGCAATCACGACACCATCGGCATGCTGGCCCTGGACGCCGCCGGCAACCTGTCGGGCGCGTGCACCACCAGCGGCATGGCCTGGAAGCTGCGCGGCCGGGTCGGCGATTCGCCCATCGTCGGGGCGGGCCTCTATGTCGACAACGACGTCGGCGGCGCCACCTCCACGGGCGTGGGCGAGGAGGTGATCCGCAATGTCGGCTCGTTCCTGGTGGTGGAGTTGATGCGCCAGGGCCGCTCGCCGCAGGAGGCTTGCAAGGAGGCGGTGGCGCGCATCCTGAAGAAGAAGCCGCAGGCCAAGGACATCCAGGTGGGCTTCCTGGCGCTGAGCAAGACCGGCGAGGTCGGGGCGTGGTCGATCCAGAAGGGCTTCAGCTACGCCCTGTGCGACGGGGGAAGGCAGGATCGGCTGGAGGCGGGGGAGAGCTTTTACTGA
- a CDS encoding KTSC domain-containing protein, whose translation MRVDSTAIRQIDYEPEHGKLFVTFHDGDEYVYVGVPPRVTEAFERAPSKGRFFQRMIRDRYPYNRV comes from the coding sequence ATGCGTGTCGACTCCACGGCGATCCGGCAAATCGACTATGAGCCCGAACACGGCAAGCTGTTCGTGACGTTCCACGACGGCGACGAGTACGTCTATGTAGGCGTGCCGCCCCGGGTGACCGAAGCCTTCGAGCGCGCCCCATCCAAGGGCCGGTTCTTCCAGCGCATGATCCGCGACCGCTACCCCTACAATCGGGTCTGA
- the mtgA gene encoding monofunctional biosynthetic peptidoglycan transglycosylase produces the protein MRVLLRNILVALFIVLVAGPVLTVIVYRFVPPPATPLMVIRLAEGKGWNHHWRPIDEVSPALPRALIAAEDARFCDHHGFDFDALQKAYENNEKGKKIRGGSTISQQTAKNVFLWQGRSYVRKGLEAWFTVLIETIWGKKRIMEVYLNSIEYGPGIYGAEAASQAYFKVGADKLTPVQASRLAAILPSPLKWKAVNPGRYVKKRSSRIGKASGAVRRDGLAACVV, from the coding sequence GTGCGGGTTCTGCTGCGTAACATCCTGGTGGCGCTGTTCATCGTGCTGGTCGCCGGGCCGGTGCTGACGGTCATCGTCTATCGCTTCGTGCCGCCGCCCGCGACGCCGCTGATGGTCATCCGCCTGGCCGAGGGCAAGGGCTGGAACCACCACTGGCGCCCGATCGACGAGGTCTCGCCGGCCTTGCCGCGCGCCCTGATCGCGGCCGAGGACGCCCGGTTCTGCGACCACCACGGCTTCGACTTCGACGCCTTGCAGAAGGCCTACGAGAACAACGAGAAGGGCAAGAAGATCCGCGGCGGCTCGACCATCAGCCAGCAGACCGCCAAGAACGTCTTCCTGTGGCAGGGCCGCTCCTATGTCCGCAAGGGGCTGGAGGCCTGGTTCACGGTGCTGATCGAGACGATCTGGGGCAAGAAGCGGATCATGGAAGTCTATCTGAACTCCATCGAATACGGCCCGGGGATCTACGGCGCGGAGGCTGCCTCCCAGGCCTATTTCAAGGTCGGGGCCGACAAGCTGACGCCGGTTCAGGCCTCGCGGCTGGCGGCGATCCTGCCCAGCCCCCTGAAGTGGAAGGCGGTCAATCCGGGCCGCTATGTCAAGAAGCGCTCCAGCCGGATCGGCAAGGCCTCGGGCGCGGTGCGCCGCGACGGCCTGGCCGCCTGCGTGGTCTAG
- a CDS encoding nitroreductase: MTEFNTVSKAVARRMSVRAFKPDPVPGAVVRELLEAAARAPSGGNLQPWVVHALSGQPLADFKAQVAARLMDRDEPEYHVYPPNLWEPLRTRRYQVGEDLYGALNIPRENKLGRLQQFAQNAEFFGAPVAVFFSVHRDCGPPQWADIGMYMQTLMLLSVEHGLDTCAQEFWSVYGKLVSTFLELPADHMLFCGMALGYRDETAAVNGWRSRREPFGEWGSMRGFE; the protein is encoded by the coding sequence ATGACCGAGTTCAACACCGTGTCGAAAGCCGTCGCGCGGCGGATGTCCGTCCGGGCCTTCAAGCCCGACCCGGTGCCCGGCGCCGTGGTTCGCGAGCTGCTCGAGGCCGCCGCCCGCGCGCCGTCGGGCGGCAATCTCCAGCCGTGGGTGGTGCACGCCCTGTCCGGCCAGCCGCTGGCCGACTTCAAGGCCCAGGTCGCCGCCCGGCTGATGGACCGCGACGAGCCGGAATACCACGTCTATCCGCCCAACCTGTGGGAGCCCCTGCGCACTCGCCGTTACCAGGTCGGCGAGGACCTCTACGGGGCGTTGAACATCCCCCGCGAGAACAAGCTGGGCCGCCTTCAACAGTTCGCCCAGAACGCCGAGTTCTTCGGCGCGCCGGTCGCCGTGTTCTTCTCGGTGCACCGCGACTGCGGCCCGCCGCAGTGGGCCGACATCGGCATGTACATGCAGACCCTGATGCTGCTGAGCGTGGAACACGGGCTGGACACCTGCGCCCAGGAGTTCTGGTCGGTCTACGGCAAGCTGGTCTCGACCTTCCTGGAGCTGCCCGCCGACCACATGCTGTTCTGCGGCATGGCCCTGGGCTACCGCGACGAGACGGCGGCGGTGAATGGGTGGCGCTCGCGAAGAGAACCATTCGGGGAGTGGGGGTCGATGCGGGGGTTTGAGTAG
- a CDS encoding CC0125/CC1285 family lipoprotein, with product MTKRKTLAGKAGLVAAVALAALLTACATATPYQPNVPGQQATGGFTDQRLESDRYRVTFAGNSLTSRETVERYLLYRAAELTTQQGYDWFETADRRTDRDARTVIDQDPFARPFGYYGGGYGYWRPAWRYYGPAYGGWRAWDPYWGDPFFANQAEIRTIQKFEASAEIVMHKGAKPSGDPRAYDARQIMTNLAPSIQRPTPKS from the coding sequence ATGACTAAACGCAAGACCTTAGCCGGCAAGGCCGGGCTGGTCGCGGCCGTGGCGCTCGCCGCCCTCCTGACGGCCTGCGCCACCGCCACGCCCTATCAGCCGAACGTTCCGGGCCAGCAGGCCACGGGCGGCTTCACCGATCAGCGCCTCGAGAGCGACCGTTACCGGGTGACCTTCGCCGGCAACAGCCTGACCTCGCGCGAGACCGTCGAGCGCTATCTGCTGTACCGGGCCGCCGAGCTGACCACCCAGCAGGGCTATGACTGGTTCGAGACGGCCGACCGCCGCACCGACCGCGACGCCCGCACCGTGATCGACCAGGATCCGTTCGCCCGTCCGTTCGGCTATTACGGCGGCGGCTACGGCTACTGGCGTCCGGCGTGGCGCTATTACGGCCCGGCCTACGGCGGCTGGCGCGCCTGGGATCCCTATTGGGGCGACCCCTTCTTCGCCAACCAGGCCGAGATCCGCACGATCCAGAAGTTCGAGGCCAGCGCCGAGATCGTGATGCACAAGGGCGCCAAGCCCTCCGGCGATCCGCGCGCCTACGACGCCCGCCAGATCATGACCAACTTGGCGCCGAGCATCCAGCGGCCCACGCCGAAGTCCTGA
- a CDS encoding WD40 repeat domain-containing protein — MIYSFDAYVTAALFDRAGRAAFALGDGTVRFEKEDGYVTVEAHQGAVLAAAVHPSGRGVITGGDDGRVVWSRVEGDEVAATLIAEVKGRWIEHVAASAASGLIAFTAGKEAHVRDAADPKFLRVFSHDKTVSGLAFDPKGRRLATAGYGGVSLWWAKIEGQKPQVMKWAGSHIAVIFSPDGKFLVSSMQESQLHGWRLADGKDMRMGGYPAKIKSFAFFDKGNLMVTAGANGAVVWPFAGASGPMGKEAAEIGFSRDSMVVQVAGVETLPVAVAGQDNGKIWGAHMRSGRIDTLKAEKGAAISSLAVSADGSRLAWGDEDGEAGIIAIPAMDTRF; from the coding sequence ATGATCTATTCCTTTGACGCCTATGTCACCGCCGCCCTGTTCGACCGCGCCGGTCGCGCCGCCTTCGCCCTAGGTGACGGCACGGTCCGATTCGAAAAGGAAGACGGCTACGTCACGGTCGAGGCGCACCAGGGCGCGGTGCTGGCCGCCGCGGTCCACCCTTCAGGTCGCGGCGTCATCACCGGCGGCGACGATGGCCGCGTGGTCTGGAGTCGGGTCGAGGGCGACGAGGTGGCCGCCACCCTGATCGCCGAGGTCAAGGGCCGCTGGATCGAGCACGTGGCCGCCAGCGCCGCCTCGGGCCTGATCGCCTTCACCGCCGGCAAGGAAGCCCACGTCCGCGACGCGGCCGATCCGAAGTTCCTGCGCGTCTTCTCCCACGACAAGACCGTCTCGGGCCTGGCCTTCGACCCGAAAGGCCGCCGTCTGGCGACGGCGGGTTACGGCGGTGTCTCGCTGTGGTGGGCCAAGATCGAGGGCCAGAAGCCGCAGGTGATGAAGTGGGCCGGCAGCCACATCGCCGTGATCTTCAGCCCGGACGGCAAGTTCCTGGTCTCGTCGATGCAGGAAAGCCAGCTGCACGGCTGGCGGCTGGCCGACGGCAAGGACATGCGGATGGGCGGGTATCCGGCCAAGATCAAAAGCTTCGCCTTCTTCGACAAGGGCAACCTGATGGTCACCGCCGGCGCCAACGGCGCGGTGGTCTGGCCGTTCGCCGGGGCCAGCGGCCCGATGGGCAAGGAAGCCGCCGAGATCGGCTTCTCGCGCGACTCGATGGTGGTTCAGGTGGCCGGCGTCGAGACCCTGCCCGTCGCCGTCGCGGGCCAGGACAACGGCAAGATCTGGGGCGCCCACATGCGCTCGGGCCGCATCGACACCCTGAAGGCCGAGAAGGGCGCGGCGATCAGTTCGCTGGCGGTCTCGGCCGACGGGAGCCGGCTGGCCTGGGGGGACGAGGACGGCGAGGCGGGGATCATCGCGATCCCGGCGATGGACACGCGGTTCTAG
- a CDS encoding biopolymer transporter ExbD, giving the protein MAAKLAGNGGGGRYAIHQNADINVTPFVDVLLVLLIIFMVAVPMATTSIKLDMPPAQRLEVPIKPPVLITIQTSGGLYLAGQPTRLDTLARDVNARFTAEGWTEPRKDQRLMVSAQADVPYEALMGVIDRVHTAGWTQIGIVNEDIR; this is encoded by the coding sequence ATGGCGGCGAAACTCGCGGGCAACGGCGGCGGCGGGCGCTATGCGATCCACCAGAACGCGGACATCAACGTCACCCCGTTCGTCGACGTGCTGCTGGTGCTGCTGATCATCTTCATGGTCGCCGTGCCGATGGCGACCACCTCGATCAAGCTCGACATGCCGCCGGCCCAGCGTCTCGAGGTTCCGATCAAGCCGCCGGTGCTGATCACCATCCAGACTTCGGGCGGCCTCTATCTGGCCGGCCAACCCACCCGCCTGGACACCCTGGCCCGCGACGTGAACGCCAGGTTCACCGCCGAGGGCTGGACCGAGCCGCGCAAGGACCAACGGCTGATGGTCAGCGCCCAGGCCGACGTGCCGTACGAGGCCCTGATGGGCGTGATCGACCGCGTCCACACCGCCGGTTGGACCCA
- a CDS encoding GNAT family N-acetyltransferase, whose amino-acid sequence MIAPGPTLQTERLILRPPATEDLDGWAALMADAEAARFIGGQMSRSQAWRMMATMAGSWALNGFGMFSLIEKATGAWVGRIGPWRPEGWPGTEVGWSLLPSAHGKGYAVEAATATMDWAVEELGWTRLVHCIDPANVASIKVARRIGSRFLEAGRLPEPYQDVECHLWGQTAEEWKARRST is encoded by the coding sequence ATGATCGCCCCCGGCCCTACCCTGCAAACCGAACGCCTGATCCTGCGGCCGCCGGCGACCGAGGATCTGGACGGCTGGGCCGCGCTGATGGCCGACGCGGAAGCCGCGCGCTTCATCGGCGGCCAGATGAGCCGGTCCCAGGCCTGGCGAATGATGGCGACCATGGCCGGCTCGTGGGCGCTGAACGGTTTTGGCATGTTCTCGCTGATCGAGAAGGCGACCGGCGCCTGGGTCGGGCGGATCGGTCCCTGGCGGCCTGAAGGCTGGCCGGGGACCGAGGTCGGCTGGAGCCTGCTGCCCAGCGCCCACGGCAAGGGCTACGCGGTCGAGGCGGCGACGGCGACCATGGACTGGGCGGTGGAGGAGCTGGGCTGGACGCGACTGGTCCACTGCATCGATCCGGCCAATGTCGCCTCGATCAAGGTGGCCCGGCGGATCGGCTCGCGGTTCCTGGAGGCGGGGCGGTTGCCCGAGCCCTATCAGGATGTCGAATGCCATCTGTGGGGGCAGACGGCGGAAGAATGGAAGGCGCGGCGTTCCACCTAG
- a CDS encoding biopolymer transporter ExbD → MAAKLAGGGGSKYSLGQNAEINVTPFVDILLVLLIIFMVAVPMATVAIKVDLPPATPPPPGVKPKEPVFISIQKSGALYVAEKQTSLDNLQFDLDAKFAATGQAGPKDDQRIMVRADADVTYADFMGVLNALQTSGWYKVGLINEDIH, encoded by the coding sequence ATGGCGGCTAAACTCGCGGGCGGAGGCGGCAGCAAATACTCGCTGGGCCAGAATGCCGAAATCAACGTCACGCCCTTCGTCGACATCCTGCTCGTGCTGCTGATCATCTTCATGGTCGCCGTGCCGATGGCGACCGTGGCGATCAAGGTGGACCTGCCGCCGGCGACCCCGCCGCCCCCCGGCGTGAAGCCGAAGGAGCCGGTGTTCATCTCGATCCAGAAGTCGGGCGCCCTGTACGTCGCTGAAAAGCAGACCAGCCTGGACAACCTGCAATTCGACCTGGACGCCAAGTTCGCCGCGACCGGCCAAGCTGGCCCCAAGGACGACCAGCGCATCATGGTTCGCGCCGACGCCGACGTGACCTATGCCGACTTCATGGGCGTTCTGAACGCCCTGCAGACCTCGGGCTGGTACAAGGTCGGCCTGATCAACGAAGACATCCACTAA